A segment of the Thermocrinis sp. genome:
GGATAGTAGGCTTAGGGAAGCAGGCAGGGTGGCAACCTTAACAGCCAAGCAAAACACTTCCCAAAGCTGAACTAGCTCTCGCTGCCTAAGGAAAGGCAGCGGCTCGCCGGTTGGTGTGCCTCTGGCTAACCGGTTGGGTTCAGAGACAGGGGTGTAGGAAGGAAGGGTTGGCAGGGCTCTCCTTCCGAAAGCTAACCTGCCTCGTGGCTGTTTTGCTTGCCAGTGGGCAAACAGCCATTAAAGGCAAACACTGGCTAAGCCTGTAGAAGCCCTAGGAGCTGGGCTGTCCTCGGACGAGGGTTCGATTCCCTCCGCCTCCACCATAAATAACCATGCAAGTAAAAGCTTTTAGGTGGGACGGTCAAAAACTTTGGCTTTTGGATCAGAGAAAACTACCTGATTTGGAGGAGTGGATAGCCTTAGAGGACCATCTCCAGACCGCACAGGCTATAAAAGAAATGGTAGTGAGGGGAGCTCCAGCCATAGGTTGTGTTTCCGCTTACGGCTTTGTTCTCGGAGTCAAAAAGGGAGAAGATCCGAAAGTAGTCTATGAAGTTCTGAGAAACACCAGACCTACAGCTTACAATCTATTTTATGCCTTAGATAGGATGATGGATGCTTACAAAAGAGGAGAAGACTTAGAGGCTACCGCAAAGGCTATAGAAGAAGAGGACTATCAGGCTAACGTGAGAATGGCACAGATAGGCAATGAGCTTATACCTAAGAACGCAAGGATCTTGACCCATTGCAACACAGGAGCCTTAGCTACCGCAGGCTTTGGGACCGCCTTGGGGGTTATCAGACAAGCCCATTACTCAGGAAAGTCCATCTTTGTGTGGGTAGACGAAACAAGACCCTACCTTCAAGGTTCCCGCCTGACCGCCTGGGAACTTCTAAAGGAAGGCATACCCCACAAGATAATTACCGACTCTACCGCAGGCTTTTTAATGAAAAATGGTCTGGTGGATTGTGTGATAGTGGGTGCGGACAGGATTACCAAAGGGGGAGATGTAGCAAACAAGATAGGAACATATACCCTTTCAGTTTTGGCAAAAGCTCACCGCATACCATTTTACGTAGTAGCCCCAAGCTCTACCATAGACTACAGCATAGAAAGTGGAGAAGAGATACTCATAGAAGAACGCTCAGAAGAGGAGGTAAAAAGGTTCAAAAACTGCCAGTTTGCACCAGAAGCTTCTCCTGCCCTTCACCTTGCTTTTGATATCACCCCTGCGGAGAACATAACTGCAATAATTACAGAAAAAGGCATTTGGAAACCCACATGAATCTTTTGGAATACCAAAAAAACCTAAGCTTAGAAAAGATAAAACCCATAAATCTGGTGCAGGTAGAGGAGGAATACATAGTTTCCGACTTTATGAATAAGCTTTCCACAGTTACACCTGTTAAGGTTTTGTGGGGAAACGAGATAAACCTTCAGGACTTTATAAACGCCCTTGGAGAGAGTGAATTGTTTGAGAAGAAAAGACAAAAAGAATT
Coding sequences within it:
- the mtnA gene encoding S-methyl-5-thioribose-1-phosphate isomerase; the protein is MQVKAFRWDGQKLWLLDQRKLPDLEEWIALEDHLQTAQAIKEMVVRGAPAIGCVSAYGFVLGVKKGEDPKVVYEVLRNTRPTAYNLFYALDRMMDAYKRGEDLEATAKAIEEEDYQANVRMAQIGNELIPKNARILTHCNTGALATAGFGTALGVIRQAHYSGKSIFVWVDETRPYLQGSRLTAWELLKEGIPHKIITDSTAGFLMKNGLVDCVIVGADRITKGGDVANKIGTYTLSVLAKAHRIPFYVVAPSSTIDYSIESGEEILIEERSEEEVKRFKNCQFAPEASPALHLAFDITPAENITAIITEKGIWKPT